A genomic stretch from Coffea arabica cultivar ET-39 chromosome 10c, Coffea Arabica ET-39 HiFi, whole genome shotgun sequence includes:
- the LOC113713676 gene encoding uncharacterized protein — translation MKMEEHEKPCTQTKKECRSITFLILFQFLFSLVIVFYVQSFTLDSSFHPSSSPKAIFPQCKTEAGAWNQTKVIDALVDKLKQSVTFLPLKDLRFSESAMTGNTWFMSSLNDTLEENEAEHLYFPSEASQGRLLCLKGRDTRDGTKNSYALAWKESLPESAILLEGLTFISDTYFNHDNLWHGVSAAAPFVRWSMKNGCSRPSRWVLFHWGELRHKMGSWLGHLMQINYGDVKVEGFDKGDGPYCFEKALVMRHDTGAMGAESKLKAFDLLRCKARKFCGFNQVRRGIEVNERGLPLIKFTLLMRRGSRSFKNATAVREIFAKACAAVEGCQFDVVQSEDLSFCDQVLVMSKSDVVASPHGAQLTNMFFMDRNSSIMEFFPKGWLEHAGMGQYAHHWLANMSGMKHRGAWWDQNGQECPNPKDELQCFFFHKDGQVGHNKTYFTEWAKKVLHEVRQEKLEEATKRQVDDDRQLTTKACAC, via the exons ATGAAAATGGAGGAACATGAAAAACCTTGCACCCAGACCAAGAAAGAATGCCGGTCAATCACCTTCCTCATACTCTTTCAGTTTTTGTTCTCCTTAGTAATTGTCTTCTACGTTCAATCATTCACTCTTGATTCTTCCTTCCATCCAAGTTCGAGTCCGAAGGCCATTTTCCCCCAGTGCAAAACAGAGGCTGGTGCGTGGAACCAGACTAAGGTCATCGATGCCTTGGTTGACAAACTAAAGCAGTCGGTGACTTTCCTGCCCCTGAAGGACCTCAGGTTTTCAGAATCTGCCATGACGGGCAACACTTGGTTCATGAGTTCATTGAATGACACTCTAGAGGAGAATGAGGCTGAACACTTGTATTTCCCATCAGAGGCATCCCAAGGCCGGCTTCTTTGCCTGAAGGGACGAGACACACGTGATGGCACAAAAAATTCCTATGCATTGGCATGGAAAGAGAGTCTACCTGAATCAGCCATTCTCTTGGAAGGCCTTACTTTTATATCAGACACCTACTTCAATCACGATAACTTGTGGCATGGAGTATCTGCTGCGGCCCCTTTCGTGAGATGGTCTATGAAGAATGGGTGCTCGAGGCCAAGTAGATGGGTGCTGTTTCACTGGGGAGAACTCAGGCACAAAATGGGATCGTGGCTTGGGCACTTGATGCAAATAAACTATGGGGATGTTAAGGTGGAAGGATTTGATAAAGGAGATGGACCTTACTGCTTTGAGAAGGCTCTTGTGATGAGGCATGATACAGGAGCAATGGGAGCGGAGAGCAAATTGAAGGCTTTTGACTTGTTACGCTGCAAGGCCAGAAAGTTTTGTGGCTTCAACCAAGTAAGAAGAGGGATAGAGGTCAATGAAAGAGGTTTACCGCTTATCAAGTTCACTCTGCTAATGAGACGAGGCTCGAGGTCTTTCAAGAATGCAACGGCTGTGAGAGAGATATTCGCAAAAGCTTGCGCTGCAGTAGAAGGATGCCAGTTCGATGTGGTTCAGTCGGAAGATCTAAGCTTCTGTGATCAG GTGCTCGTAATGAGCAAGAGCGACGTTGTGGCATCTCCACACGGGGCTCAGTTGACGAACATGTTCTTCATGGATAGGAACAGCAGCATTATGGAATTCTTCCCAAAAGGATGGCTGGAGCATGCGGGAATGGGCCAATATGCCCACCACTGGCTGGCAAATATGTCAGGAATGAAACACCGAGGGGCGTGGTGGGATCAAAACGGCCAAGAGTGCCCGAACCCCAAAGATGAACTTCAATGCTTTTTCTTCCACAAAGATGGACAAGTTGGTCACAACAAAACCTACTTTACCGAATGGGCCAAAAAGGTCCTTCACGAAGTGAGGCAAGAGAAATTGGAAGAAGCTACCAAAAGGCAGGTAGATGATGATCGGCAGCTCACTACAAAAGCCTGCGCTTGCTAG
- the LOC113713677 gene encoding uncharacterized protein isoform X1, whose protein sequence is MGSEGCSPRKPRFLCLHGFRTSGEILRKQVTTKWPQSVLDKLDLVYVDAPFPCQGKSEVEGIFDPPYYEWFQFNKEFTEYQNFDECLAYIEDCMVKHGPFDGLLGFSQGAILSAALPGLQEKGVALTKVPKIKFLIIVGGAKFRNQSVAEKAYASPIQCTSVHFLGEQDFLKPYGTKLIESCVDPLVIHHPKGHTMPRFDDKTLEEMHRFLDRLHKEVNTSHTEQEVSSQKAS, encoded by the exons ATGGGCAGTGAAGGGTGTAGTCCCAGGAAGCCCAGATTTCTGTGCCTACACGGGTTCAGAACAAGTGGTGAAATTCTCAGGAAACAAGTGACTACTAAATGGCCTCAATCTGTGTTGGACAAGCTTGATCTTGTATACGTGGATGCACCTTTTCCATGCCAGGGCAAATCCGAAGTTGAAGGGATATTTGATCCTCCTTATTATGAATGGTTTCAGTTCAATAAG GAATTTACAGAGTATCAGAACTTCGATGAGTGTCTTGCTTACATAGAAGATTGCATGGTTAAGCATGGCCCTTTTGATGGTCTTCTTGGTTTCTCACAG GGAGCAATTTTATCAGCTGCATTGCCTGGACTTCAAGAGAAG GGTGTGGCTCTTACAAAGGTACCTAAGATAAAGTTCTTGATAATAGTTGGAGGGGCAAAATTTAGGAACCAGTCTGTGGCTGAGAAAGCTTATGCATCACCAATTCAGTGCACTTCTGTTCACTTCTTAG GGGAGCAGGATTTCCTGAAGCCATATGGGACTAAACTAATAGAATCATGTGTTGACCCCTTGGTCATTCATCATCCAAAGGGCCACACAATGCCAAGATTTG ACGACAAAACTTTGGAGGAGATGCATCGGTTCCTTGATAGGTTACACAAAGAGGTTAACACTAGTCATACTGAACAAGAAGTATCTTCACAGAAAGCTTCCTAG
- the LOC113713675 gene encoding serine/threonine-protein kinase PEPKR2, producing the protein MRKKRKGSEILGPKQIGAFEGSHDLNSSVSNLRFHYSLEDYSRLKKRCKEEGDGGVGGCEIVKSCKSTRLAGIAATAPPCGASSIGLSGRGLKRKIGCIDTATQTGRKNKLEDDYELVDKIGRGKFGSVWLCRSKVTGVQFACKTLKKGEETVHREVEIMQHLSGHPGVVTLEAVYEDDESFHLVMELCSGGRLIDQMAREGLYSEHQAANIFKDLMLVIKYCHEMGVVHRDIKPENILLTTFGKIKLADFGLAVRIANGQRLTGLAGSPAYVAPEVIVGDYSEKVDIWSAGVLLHALLVGVLPFQGTSLDAVFEAIKNGELDFHSETWKSVSKLARDLLERILTRDAAARITADEVLCHPWISFYTERMLKTLPIKSKVRLHFGGASTPMSATAGRLQLDSNRRGDTPTEDASPVSSLESLPKDLGEQDDSGLVDALAVAISHVRISEPKRSRLCGHGPSSPIREQHSSNMKAGSLCKAF; encoded by the exons atgaggaagaagaggaaagggAGTGAAATTTTAGGCCCAAAACAGATTGGGGCTTTCGAGGGATCCCATGATCTTAATTCATCGGTATCGAATTTACGATTTCATTACTCTTTAGAAGATTATTCAAGGTTGAAAAAGAGATGCAAGGAAGAGGGTGATGGTGGGGTCGGGGGTTGTGAAATTGTCAAGTCATGTAAAAGTACTAGGCTTGCTGGCATTGCTGCCACAGCGCCACCATGCGGGGCCTCGTCCATAGGGTTATCGGGTCGAGGGCTTAAGCGGAAGATAGGGTGTATAGATACCGCAACTCAAACTGGTAGGAAGAATAAGCTTGAGGATGATTATGAGTTGGTGGACAAGATTGGGAGAGGAAAATTTGGATCAGTTTGGTTGTGTAGGAGTAAGGTTACCGGGGTACAATTCGCATGTAAAACACTGAAGAAAGGTGAGGAGACTGTTCATAGAGAGGTGGAGATAATGCAGCATTTATCAGGCCATCCTGGTGTGGTGACATTGGAGGCAGTCTATGAGGATGATGAAAGTTTTCATTTGGTGATGGAACTATGTTCTGGTGGGAGGTTGATTGATCAGATGGCCAGGGAAGGCCTGTACTCTGAGCACCAGGCTGCTAATATATTTAAGGACTTGATGCTGGTAATCAAGTATTGCCATGAAATGGGGGTTGTGCATAGGGATATAAAGCCTGAAAACATTCTTCTAACTACTTTTGGAAAGATAAAGCTTGCAGATTTTGGCTTGGCTGTGAGGATTGCTAATG GTCAGAGATTAACTGGTTTGGCTGGAAGTCCAGCTTATGTTGCACCTGAAGTTATAGTGGGGGATTACTCTGAGAAAGTGGATATATGGAGTGCTGGTGTTCTTTTACATGCTCTCTTGGTTGGTGTTCTCCCATTTCAAGGAACCTCCTTGGATGCTGTGTTTGAGGCAATTAAGAATGGCGAGCTTGATTTCCATTCAGAAACATGGAAATCAGTCTCTAAACTTGCAAGAGATCTCCTGGAGCGTATTCTTACTAGGGATGCGGCGGCAAGAATAACTGCTGATGAAGTGCTAT GTCATCCATGGATTTCATTCTACACTGAGAGGATGTTGAAGACTCTGCCTATCAAGTCAAAGGTTAGGCTTCATTTTGGTGGCGCATCTACTCCAATGTCAGCTACTGCAGGAAGATTGCAGCTAGATAGCAATAGAAGAGGTGATACACCCACTGAGGATGCAAGTCCAGTTTCATCACTGGAGAGTCTTCCTAAAGATTTAGGGGAGCAAGATGACTCGGGTTTGGTTGATGCACTTGCCGTTGCAatttcacatgtaaggatatcTGAGCCTAAAAGGAGCAGGCTGTGTGGTCATGGTCCCAGCAGTCCGATACGGGAGCAGCACTCCTCTAACATGAAGGCTGGCAGTCTCTGCAAAGCATTTTGA
- the LOC113713677 gene encoding dihydrofolate reductase isoform X2: MHLFHARANPKLKGYLILLIMNGFSSIRSDIFSLKFCVILVHDITFLAQEFTEYQNFDECLAYIEDCMVKHGPFDGLLGFSQGAILSAALPGLQEKGVALTKVPKIKFLIIVGGAKFRNQSVAEKAYASPIQCTSVHFLGEQDFLKPYGTKLIESCVDPLVIHHPKGHTMPRFDDKTLEEMHRFLDRLHKEVNTSHTEQEVSSQKAS, translated from the exons ATGCACCTTTTCCATGCCAGGGCAAATCCGAAGTTGAAGGGATATTTGATCCTCCTTATTATGAATGGTTTCAGTTCAATAAGGTCAGATATATTTTCACTCAAATTTTG TGTCATACTCGTACATGATATTACTTTCCTTGCTCAGGAATTTACAGAGTATCAGAACTTCGATGAGTGTCTTGCTTACATAGAAGATTGCATGGTTAAGCATGGCCCTTTTGATGGTCTTCTTGGTTTCTCACAG GGAGCAATTTTATCAGCTGCATTGCCTGGACTTCAAGAGAAG GGTGTGGCTCTTACAAAGGTACCTAAGATAAAGTTCTTGATAATAGTTGGAGGGGCAAAATTTAGGAACCAGTCTGTGGCTGAGAAAGCTTATGCATCACCAATTCAGTGCACTTCTGTTCACTTCTTAG GGGAGCAGGATTTCCTGAAGCCATATGGGACTAAACTAATAGAATCATGTGTTGACCCCTTGGTCATTCATCATCCAAAGGGCCACACAATGCCAAGATTTG ACGACAAAACTTTGGAGGAGATGCATCGGTTCCTTGATAGGTTACACAAAGAGGTTAACACTAGTCATACTGAACAAGAAGTATCTTCACAGAAAGCTTCCTAG
- the LOC113713678 gene encoding bet1-like protein At4g14600 — MASSSSRPGDFYGAAAYRSREGLSTRQVGGSDEIQLRIDPIHGEFDEEITGLRKQVRQLRNVAQDIETEAKFQNDFINQLQMTLIKAQAGVKNNMRRLNKSIIKEGSNHIMHVVLFALLLFFVVYFLSKFSRR; from the exons ATGGCATCGAGTTCTAGCAGACCCGGCGATTTTTATGGCGCCGCTGCCTATAGATCGAG AGAGGGTTTAAGTACGAGACAAGTGGGAGGATCAgatgaaattcaattgaggatcgATCCGATTCATGGAGAGTTCGATGAAGAAATCACCGGTCTTCGTAAACAAGTTCGTCAGCTAAGGAAT GTAGCTCAAGACATCGAGACAGAAGCCAAGTTTCAGAATGATTTTATCAACCAGCTG CAAATGACACTGATTAAAGCTCAAGCAGGGGTGAAGAACAACATGCGGAGATTGAACAAAAGTATCATCAAGGAAGGCTCAAATCACATTATGCATGTAGTTCTTTTTGCACTACTGCTGTTCTTTGTGGTCTACTTCTTATCCAAGTTCTCAAGAAGATGA